The Alphaproteobacteria bacterium genome has a segment encoding these proteins:
- a CDS encoding DUF2497 domain-containing protein, producing MSDPTAQQEPTMEEILASIRRIISEDGEPEDEGEEEVAEAAPEPEPEPEPEPEPEPEPEPEPEPEPEPEPEPEPEIDIDAMFDSEPEPEPEVVFDEVPEPEPEPEPEPEPAPAPAPAPAPMAAPDILELTSLMEELPPPHEEPSHIMSNETAAAAATAFVNFAGALSQAKGVQLGAAHRTLEELVKELLRPLLKDWLDRNLHAIVERTVEREINKLAGPADEE from the coding sequence GTGAGCGATCCGACTGCCCAACAAGAACCGACGATGGAGGAAATTCTCGCCTCCATCCGGCGCATTATTTCCGAGGACGGCGAGCCGGAGGACGAAGGCGAAGAGGAAGTCGCCGAAGCCGCACCGGAGCCCGAACCGGAGCCGGAGCCCGAGCCGGAGCCCGAGCCGGAGCCCGAACCGGAGCCCGAACCGGAGCCCGAGCCGGAGCCCGAACCCGAGCCGGAAATCGATATCGACGCCATGTTCGATTCCGAGCCGGAACCGGAACCCGAGGTTGTGTTCGATGAGGTCCCCGAGCCGGAACCGGAGCCCGAGCCCGAGCCCGAGCCTGCCCCAGCGCCTGCGCCCGCGCCCGCCCCTATGGCCGCCCCCGACATCCTTGAGTTGACATCCTTGATGGAGGAACTGCCGCCGCCCCACGAGGAGCCGAGCCACATCATGTCGAACGAGACGGCGGCGGCGGCAGCCACTGCTTTCGTCAATTTCGCCGGTGCCCTATCCCAGGCCAAGGGCGTGCAATTGGGCGCCGCCCACCGCACCCTCGAGGAGTTGGTCAAGGAACTGCTCAGGCCGCTGCTCAAGGACTGGCTCGATCGCAACCTGCACGCCATCGTCGAGCGCACCGTGGAACGCGAGATCAACAAACTGGCTGGCCCCGCCGACGAAGAATAG
- a CDS encoding valine--tRNA ligase, producing the protein MLEKNYRPQDVEAKQYERWQQGGAFACGQTEGDTFTIVIPPPNVTGSLHMGHALNNTLQDVLIRFERMRQRDTLWQPGTDHAGIATQMVVERQLDGEGLTRHDLGREAFIDRVWQWKEESGGLISRQLQRLGASCDWRRERFTMDEGLSAAVLKVFVELHKQGLIYKDKRLVNWDPKLHTAISDLEVEQREVEGRLWHLKYPIEGQAGRFIVVATTRPETMLGDTAVAVHPDDERYADLVGGHAVLPLVGRRLPIVADLHADPEQGSGAVKITPAHDFNDFEVGRRHDLELINIFDHNACLNDAVPETYRGLERYAGRKKVLADLEAERLVAEVEEQLHVVPYGDRSGVAIEPWLTDQWYVDAATLAQPAIAAVEQGKTRFVPVQWENTYYEWMRNIQPWCISRQLWWGHQIPAWYGPDGEIFVAHSETEALAAAEKHYGKPIELKRDEDVLDTWFSSALWPFSTLGWPEATPELERYYPTDVLVTGFDIIFFWVARMMMMGLHFMGEVPFHTVYIHALVRDEKGQKMSKSKGNVMDPLELIDQYGADALRFTLIAMAAQGRDIKMSTGRLEGYRNFATKLWNAARFCQLNECRPRADFDPASLQLSANRWIVGEMVRLGERLVEALKAHRYNEAANALYQTTWGVFCDWYVEFIKPVLQGDDAAAEEETKATAAWALDQLLHFLHPIMPFITEEIRQQLGGPGAAALITGQWPQLAADLVDAEADAEMDWAIRLIGQVRAVRSEMNVPPGAKIPLLVNGASSANLARLAARQPEILHLARLERAEAGDGTVTPGSVQIVLDEAMLVLPLAGVIDLAAERSRLLRELAKAEAEIGRFDGKLGNQKFLAKAPEHVIETQRERRREAEDARAKLAAALERLPAA; encoded by the coding sequence ATGCTGGAAAAAAACTACCGGCCCCAGGATGTGGAGGCCAAGCAATACGAGCGTTGGCAGCAAGGCGGCGCCTTCGCCTGCGGCCAGACCGAGGGTGATACCTTCACCATCGTCATCCCTCCGCCCAACGTCACCGGCAGCCTGCACATGGGCCACGCCCTCAACAACACGCTGCAGGACGTGCTTATCCGTTTCGAGCGCATGCGCCAGCGCGACACGCTGTGGCAGCCCGGTACCGATCACGCCGGTATCGCGACGCAGATGGTTGTCGAGCGTCAGCTCGATGGCGAAGGCCTCACGCGCCACGACCTGGGACGCGAGGCCTTCATCGACCGGGTCTGGCAGTGGAAGGAGGAATCGGGTGGCCTGATCAGCCGCCAACTGCAGCGCCTGGGAGCGTCCTGCGATTGGCGGCGCGAGCGCTTCACCATGGACGAAGGGCTGTCCGCCGCCGTGCTCAAAGTCTTCGTCGAACTCCACAAGCAGGGACTGATCTACAAGGACAAGCGGCTGGTCAACTGGGACCCAAAGCTGCACACGGCGATCTCCGACCTCGAGGTCGAGCAGCGCGAAGTCGAGGGCCGGCTGTGGCACCTCAAGTACCCCATCGAAGGTCAGGCCGGGCGCTTCATCGTGGTCGCCACGACCCGGCCCGAGACCATGCTGGGCGACACCGCGGTGGCCGTCCACCCCGACGACGAGCGTTACGCCGATCTCGTCGGCGGCCATGCCGTGCTGCCGCTGGTGGGCCGGCGCCTGCCCATCGTGGCCGATTTGCACGCCGATCCCGAGCAGGGCTCGGGAGCGGTCAAGATCACGCCGGCCCACGACTTCAACGACTTCGAGGTGGGCCGGCGCCACGATCTCGAACTGATCAACATCTTCGACCACAACGCCTGCCTGAACGACGCCGTGCCCGAAACCTACCGGGGCCTCGAACGCTACGCCGGGCGCAAAAAAGTGCTGGCCGACCTTGAGGCCGAGCGCCTGGTGGCCGAGGTCGAGGAACAGCTTCACGTGGTGCCCTACGGCGACCGCTCCGGCGTCGCCATCGAGCCCTGGCTGACCGACCAGTGGTACGTCGACGCCGCCACCCTGGCCCAGCCCGCCATCGCCGCCGTGGAGCAAGGCAAGACCCGCTTCGTGCCGGTGCAGTGGGAGAACACCTACTACGAATGGATGCGCAACATTCAGCCCTGGTGCATCTCACGCCAGCTTTGGTGGGGCCACCAGATCCCGGCCTGGTACGGACCCGACGGCGAGATCTTCGTCGCCCATAGCGAGACCGAGGCCCTGGCGGCGGCCGAGAAGCACTACGGCAAACCAATCGAGCTCAAGCGCGACGAGGATGTGCTGGACACCTGGTTCTCCTCGGCACTGTGGCCCTTTTCGACACTGGGCTGGCCCGAGGCGACGCCGGAGCTCGAGCGCTACTACCCCACCGACGTGCTGGTCACCGGCTTCGATATCATCTTTTTCTGGGTCGCCCGCATGATGATGATGGGCCTTCATTTCATGGGCGAGGTGCCCTTTCACACCGTCTATATCCATGCCCTGGTGCGCGACGAAAAGGGCCAGAAGATGTCGAAGAGCAAGGGCAACGTCATGGACCCCCTCGAGCTCATCGACCAGTACGGGGCCGATGCGCTGCGCTTTACGCTGATCGCCATGGCCGCCCAGGGCCGTGATATCAAGATGTCCACCGGCCGTCTGGAAGGCTATCGCAACTTCGCCACCAAGCTTTGGAACGCGGCCCGGTTTTGCCAGCTGAACGAGTGCCGGCCGCGGGCCGATTTCGATCCCGCCTCCCTGCAGCTCAGCGCCAACCGCTGGATCGTCGGCGAGATGGTGCGGCTGGGTGAACGCCTGGTCGAAGCCCTCAAGGCGCATCGCTACAACGAGGCCGCCAACGCCCTTTACCAGACCACCTGGGGCGTCTTTTGCGACTGGTACGTGGAATTCATCAAACCGGTGCTGCAAGGCGACGATGCGGCGGCGGAGGAGGAAACCAAGGCCACGGCGGCATGGGCGCTGGACCAGTTGCTGCATTTTTTGCACCCCATCATGCCCTTCATCACCGAGGAGATCCGCCAACAGCTGGGGGGGCCCGGCGCGGCGGCACTGATCACCGGCCAGTGGCCGCAATTGGCAGCCGATTTGGTGGATGCCGAGGCCGACGCCGAGATGGATTGGGCCATCCGTTTGATCGGCCAGGTGCGGGCCGTGCGTAGCGAAATGAACGTGCCTCCGGGAGCGAAAATCCCCCTGCTCGTCAACGGTGCCAGCAGCGCCAATCTGGCCCGCCTGGCCGCCCGCCAGCCGGAGATCCTGCATCTGGCGCGTCTCGAGAGGGCTGAAGCCGGCGATGGCACGGTGACGCCGGGCTCGGTCCAGATCGTGCTCGACGAGGCCATGTTGGTACTGCCGCTGGCCGGCGTCATCGACCTGGCCGCCGAGCGCAGCCGCTTGCTGCGCGAACTGGCCAAGGCGGAGGCCGAGATCGGCCGTTTCGACGGCAAGCTGGGCAACCAGAAATTCCTGGCCAAGGCTCCGGAACACGTGATCGAGACCCAGCGCGAGCGCCGCCGCGAGGCCGAGGACGCCCGGGCCAAGCTGGCCGCCGCCCTGGAACGCCTGCCGGCGGCCTGA
- the ilvD gene encoding dihydroxy-acid dehydratase yields the protein MPPYRSSTTVDGRNMAGARALWRATGMTDEDFGKPIIAVANSFTQFVPGHVHLQHLGQMVAREIEQAGGVAKEFNTIAIDDGIAMGHDGMLYSLPSRELIADSVEYMVNAHCADALICISNCDKITPGMLMAALRLDIPAIFISGGPMEAGKPDPEGDDKVDLIGAMVAAADPQATDAEVLSIEQSACPTCGSCSGMFTANSMNCLTEALGLALPGNGTLLATHADRRELFLEAARRIVDLTQRYYQDDDDSVLPRQIADLSGFENAMAVDIAMGGSTNTVLHLMAAAQSAELDFTMADIDRLSRRVPNLCKVSPSTAQFHVEDVHRAGGIFAILGELDRAGLINRQATTVHAASMGEAIDAWDLCRSPTAEVEEFFRAAPGRQFSLEAFGQDKRWKELDLDRQAGCIRDIENAYSQDGGLAVLYGNLAEEGCIVKTAGVDASVLTFSGPARVFESQDAAVSGILGGQVEAGDVVVIRYEGPRGGPGMQEMLYPTSYLKSVGLGAKCALVTDGRFSGGTAGLSIGHLSPEAAEGGNIGLLESGDTIVIDIPERRIEADLTPAQLAARRQAMEERGAQAWLPHGRNRVVSAALRAYAALTSSAAKGAVRDLSRLENLR from the coding sequence ATGCCCCCCTATCGTTCCAGCACGACCGTCGATGGCCGCAACATGGCTGGCGCCCGGGCGCTGTGGCGTGCCACCGGCATGACGGACGAGGATTTCGGCAAGCCCATCATCGCCGTCGCCAACTCGTTCACCCAGTTCGTGCCCGGCCATGTCCATCTGCAGCACCTGGGCCAGATGGTGGCCCGTGAGATCGAACAGGCCGGCGGCGTGGCCAAGGAATTCAACACCATCGCCATCGACGACGGCATCGCCATGGGCCACGACGGTATGCTCTACAGCCTGCCTTCGCGCGAATTGATCGCCGACAGCGTCGAATACATGGTCAATGCGCATTGCGCCGACGCGCTGATCTGCATCTCCAACTGCGACAAGATCACGCCGGGCATGCTGATGGCGGCGCTGCGTCTCGATATTCCCGCCATCTTCATCTCCGGCGGACCGATGGAGGCCGGCAAGCCCGACCCCGAGGGCGACGACAAGGTCGACCTGATCGGCGCCATGGTGGCAGCCGCCGATCCCCAGGCCACGGATGCCGAGGTGCTGTCCATCGAGCAGTCCGCCTGCCCCACCTGCGGCTCGTGCTCCGGCATGTTCACGGCCAACTCCATGAACTGCCTGACCGAGGCTTTGGGCCTGGCACTGCCCGGCAACGGCACCTTGCTGGCCACCCACGCCGACCGCCGCGAGCTCTTTCTCGAAGCGGCCCGGCGCATCGTCGATCTGACCCAGCGCTACTACCAGGACGATGACGATAGCGTGTTGCCCCGGCAGATCGCCGATCTCAGCGGCTTCGAGAACGCCATGGCCGTGGACATCGCCATGGGCGGCTCGACCAATACCGTGCTGCACCTGATGGCGGCGGCCCAGTCGGCCGAGCTTGATTTCACCATGGCCGACATCGACCGCCTGTCGCGCCGCGTGCCCAATCTCTGCAAGGTCTCGCCCAGCACCGCCCAGTTCCACGTCGAGGACGTGCATCGAGCCGGCGGCATCTTCGCCATCCTGGGCGAGCTCGATCGTGCCGGCCTGATCAACCGCCAGGCCACCACCGTCCATGCCGCCAGTATGGGCGAGGCCATCGACGCCTGGGATCTCTGCCGCAGCCCCACGGCTGAGGTCGAGGAGTTCTTTCGGGCCGCCCCGGGGCGGCAGTTTTCCCTCGAAGCCTTCGGCCAGGACAAGCGCTGGAAGGAACTCGACCTGGACCGCCAGGCGGGCTGCATCCGGGACATCGAGAACGCCTACTCCCAGGACGGCGGGCTGGCCGTGCTCTATGGCAACCTGGCCGAGGAAGGCTGCATCGTGAAGACCGCCGGCGTCGACGCCTCGGTGCTCACGTTCTCCGGCCCGGCCCGCGTCTTCGAAAGTCAGGATGCCGCCGTCTCGGGCATATTGGGAGGCCAGGTCGAAGCCGGCGACGTCGTCGTCATCCGCTACGAGGGGCCGCGCGGCGGGCCGGGCATGCAGGAGATGCTCTATCCCACCAGCTACCTCAAATCGGTCGGCCTGGGGGCCAAGTGCGCCCTGGTCACCGACGGCCGCTTCTCCGGCGGCACGGCCGGCCTCTCGATCGGCCACCTCTCGCCGGAAGCCGCCGAGGGCGGCAACATCGGTTTGCTCGAGAGCGGCGACACCATCGTCATCGACATACCCGAGCGCCGCATCGAGGCCGATCTGACCCCGGCCCAACTGGCGGCCCGGCGCCAGGCCATGGAGGAACGCGGGGCCCAGGCCTGGCTGCCCCATGGCCGTAACCGTGTGGTCAGTGCCGCCCTGCGCGCCTACGCCGCCCTCACCAGCAGCGCCGCCAAAGGCGCGGTGCGCGATCTTTCGCGGCTCGAAAACCTGCGATGA
- a CDS encoding SDR family oxidoreductase, translating into MSDLAGKRVIVTAGAGGLGRAVAENFAELGARVLVCDIDEAALTSLAADNPAIVVQPADIADEGDVDKVFAAAGELLGGLDVLVNNGGISGPTAGIEAIEAAAWRRTMAVNLESQFLFIRAAVPLLRAAGGGAIVNVASTAGLMGYPLRSPYAASKWAVVGLSKTLAMELGPELIRVNAVCPGSLTGPRMDGVIALEAEAKGLTAAEVRDVYLRQTSTRSFITPQEVAAMIVYLCTDAARNITGQAISVDGNNETLGG; encoded by the coding sequence GTGTCGGACCTAGCCGGCAAGCGGGTCATCGTCACCGCCGGCGCAGGCGGACTGGGCAGGGCCGTGGCCGAGAATTTCGCGGAACTGGGAGCCCGGGTGCTGGTCTGCGACATCGACGAAGCGGCGCTGACCTCGCTGGCGGCGGACAACCCGGCGATCGTCGTCCAGCCCGCCGACATCGCCGACGAAGGTGACGTCGACAAGGTCTTCGCCGCCGCCGGGGAGCTCCTGGGCGGTCTCGACGTGCTGGTCAACAACGGCGGCATCTCCGGTCCCACGGCAGGCATCGAGGCCATCGAGGCGGCCGCCTGGCGCCGCACCATGGCCGTCAACCTGGAGAGCCAGTTCCTCTTCATTCGCGCCGCCGTGCCGCTGCTCAGGGCCGCGGGCGGCGGTGCCATCGTCAACGTGGCTTCGACGGCGGGTCTGATGGGCTATCCCCTGCGCAGTCCCTATGCCGCCTCGAAATGGGCGGTGGTGGGCTTAAGCAAGACCTTGGCCATGGAACTCGGGCCCGAGCTCATCCGTGTCAACGCCGTCTGCCCGGGCTCGCTGACCGGGCCGCGCATGGATGGCGTCATCGCGCTCGAGGCCGAGGCCAAGGGGCTGACGGCGGCAGAGGTGCGGGATGTTTACCTGCGCCAAACCTCGACGCGCAGCTTCATCACGCCCCAGGAAGTCGCGGCCATGATCGTTTATCTGTGCACCGACGCCGCCCGCAACATCACCGGGCAGGCTATTTCGGTCGATGGCAACAACGAAACGCTGGGGGGTTAG
- the xth gene encoding exodeoxyribonuclease III, which translates to MKIASWNVNSVKARLGHVLDYLRQTAPDVLLLQELKVVDEAFPALEIEDLGYNLALHGQKTYNGVAILSKNPLEDIERGLAGDPGDQQARYIEASVGALRLASIYLPNGNPTDSEKFPYKLAWMERLTARVRALLELEECFVLGGDFNLCPEDRDVHDPAAFADDALCRPESRARFRELMYLGLTDAYRAVHPDRVGYTYWGYQGGAWAKDQGLRIDHLLLAPQAADRLAGCDIDRTPRGWQKASDHTPIWCEIED; encoded by the coding sequence ATGAAGATCGCCAGCTGGAACGTCAATTCGGTCAAGGCGCGATTGGGCCACGTGCTCGATTACTTGCGCCAGACGGCGCCGGACGTGTTGCTGCTGCAGGAACTCAAGGTGGTCGACGAGGCCTTTCCGGCGCTGGAGATCGAGGATCTCGGCTATAACTTGGCGCTGCATGGCCAGAAGACCTACAACGGCGTCGCCATCCTCAGCAAAAATCCTCTCGAGGATATCGAACGCGGCCTGGCCGGCGACCCCGGCGACCAACAGGCGCGCTATATCGAAGCCAGCGTCGGCGCGCTGCGTCTGGCCTCGATCTACCTACCCAACGGCAACCCCACCGACAGCGAGAAATTCCCCTACAAGCTGGCCTGGATGGAGCGCCTGACGGCGCGTGTGCGGGCACTCCTGGAACTTGAGGAATGCTTCGTGCTGGGCGGCGATTTCAATCTCTGCCCCGAGGATCGGGACGTCCATGACCCGGCCGCCTTTGCCGACGACGCGCTGTGCCGTCCGGAATCGCGGGCGCGCTTTCGCGAACTCATGTATCTCGGTCTGACCGATGCCTACCGGGCTGTGCATCCCGACCGTGTCGGCTACACCTATTGGGGCTACCAGGGCGGTGCCTGGGCCAAGGACCAGGGCTTGCGTATCGATCACCTGCTGCTGGCGCCCCAGGCCGCCGACCGCCTGGCCGGCTGCGACATCGACCGCACCCCGCGGGGCTGGCAGAAGGCCTCGGACCACACCCCGATCTGGTGTGAGATCGAGGACTGA
- the erpA gene encoding iron-sulfur cluster insertion protein ErpA yields MAEAGSEQALPTLTENAAARIKFLMEQEDEADAMVRLAVDGGGCAGFQYGFSFDHTVAEDDVVVERDGARLVVDSMSLEFLQGAEVDFIEDLIGSAFAVKIPSATSTCSCGTSFAV; encoded by the coding sequence ATGGCCGAGGCCGGCAGCGAGCAGGCGCTCCCCACCTTGACGGAGAACGCCGCCGCGCGCATCAAATTCCTCATGGAGCAGGAAGACGAGGCCGATGCCATGGTGCGCCTGGCCGTCGACGGCGGTGGTTGCGCCGGCTTCCAGTACGGCTTTTCCTTCGACCATACGGTGGCCGAGGACGACGTGGTGGTCGAACGCGACGGCGCCCGGCTGGTGGTCGACAGCATGTCGCTGGAATTCCTGCAGGGCGCCGAGGTCGATTTCATCGAGGACCTGATCGGCTCGGCCTTCGCCGTCAAGATCCCCAGCGCCACCTCGACCTGCAGTTGCGGCACTTCCTTCGCGGTATAG
- a CDS encoding deoxyguanosinetriphosphate triphosphohydrolase — MNQAPGAFAQPPAPFACRPEESRGRRYPEAESATRSVFQRDRDRIIHSAAFRRLKHKTQVFVYHEGDNYRTRLSHSLEVSQIARSISRVLGLNEDLAEALALAHDLGHPPFGHAGEEALDAAMQPWGGFDHNAQTLRVLTRLEHRYAEFDGLNLTWETLEGVVKHNGPLLAAGQTAADVPPGIAEYVAEHDLELASYAGAEAQVAALADDIAYNNHDIDDGLRAELFAVEDLARVPLVGPLFAEVLERYPGLERSRLIHETIRRMITRMVDDAIAETGRRIAAEQPAHALDVRALGRPLVAHSRELAEDSRRLREFLFQNMYRHYRINRMASKGRRIVSDLFALYLAEPECLPTDWRGQAGEPGSAATARLACDFIAGMTDRFAAEEHNQLFDVYSNI; from the coding sequence ATGAACCAAGCCCCTGGCGCTTTTGCCCAACCGCCGGCCCCATTTGCCTGCCGGCCCGAGGAAAGCCGCGGCCGGCGCTACCCCGAAGCCGAGAGCGCCACACGATCGGTGTTCCAGCGCGACCGTGACCGCATTATCCACAGCGCCGCCTTCCGCCGCCTCAAGCACAAGACCCAGGTCTTCGTCTACCATGAGGGCGACAACTACCGCACCCGGCTCAGCCATTCGCTGGAGGTCTCGCAGATCGCCCGCTCGATCAGTCGGGTATTGGGCCTCAACGAGGACCTGGCCGAAGCCCTGGCGCTGGCCCACGATCTCGGCCACCCCCCCTTCGGCCATGCCGGCGAGGAGGCGTTGGATGCCGCCATGCAGCCCTGGGGCGGCTTCGACCACAACGCCCAGACGCTGCGCGTACTGACCCGGCTGGAGCACCGCTACGCCGAGTTCGACGGCCTGAATTTGACCTGGGAGACCCTGGAGGGCGTGGTCAAACACAACGGGCCGCTGCTGGCGGCGGGGCAAACGGCCGCCGATGTCCCTCCCGGCATCGCCGAATACGTGGCCGAGCACGATCTCGAATTGGCCAGCTATGCCGGCGCCGAGGCCCAGGTGGCGGCGCTGGCCGACGACATCGCCTACAACAACCACGATATCGACGACGGCCTCCGGGCCGAACTCTTTGCCGTCGAGGACCTGGCCCGGGTGCCGCTGGTCGGGCCGCTGTTCGCCGAGGTGCTGGAGCGCTACCCCGGGCTCGAGCGCTCGCGGCTGATCCACGAGACCATCCGCCGCATGATTACCCGCATGGTCGACGATGCCATCGCCGAGACCGGCCGCCGCATCGCCGCCGAGCAGCCCGCTCATGCCCTCGATGTGCGCGCCCTGGGCCGGCCGCTGGTGGCGCATTCGCGGGAACTGGCCGAGGACAGCCGCAGGCTCAGGGAATTCCTGTTCCAGAACATGTACCGCCACTACAGAATCAACCGCATGGCCAGCAAGGGACGACGCATCGTCAGCGATCTCTTTGCCCTCTATCTGGCCGAGCCCGAATGCCTGCCGACAGATTGGCGGGGCCAGGCCGGCGAACCCGGATCGGCCGCCACGGCGCGCCTCGCCTGCGACTTCATCGCCGGCATGACGGACCGCTTCGCGGCCGAAGAACACAATCAATTGTTCGACGTTTACAGTAATATTTGA
- the argS gene encoding arginine--tRNA ligase: protein MNVFNELSSIVHDTLEQMIEAGELPPGLDLGAPTVTPPRDPAHGDVATNAALALARPAGRKPRDIAEPLARRLTRHDEVASAEVAGPGFINLRLAPAFWQGHLAALLAAGPAYGDSQLGGGESVNVEYVSANPTGPLHVGHARGAVFGDALAALLEKAGFRVTREYYINDAGAQVEALARSLHLRYRQALGQEIGDFPAGLYPGEYLIEVGRALAERDGERWLTAPESEWLEPLRDFAGAAMMDMVQDDLAALGISQDVFSSERALVEGGKVDSTLAQLEARDLIYQGVLDPPKGKKPDDWEPRPQTLFRATSFGDDVDRPLAKSDGSWTYFATDMAYHRDKVERGFASLIDVWGADHGGYVKRMKAAVSALSQGRVELDVKLCQMVKLSRGGEPVKMSKRTGSFVTLRDVVDEVGRDVVRFIMLTRRNDAPLEFDFTAVTEQSRDNPVFYVQYAHARACSVLRQAPAAFAQPLPQAKLSFLTHEDELALIKLLAGWPQLVESAAAAHEPHRVAFFLHDVAAAFHQLWNRGKGENDLRFIIAEDAALTVARLALVRGVAAVIASGLAIMGVTPVEEMR from the coding sequence ATGAATGTTTTCAACGAATTATCGTCTATTGTTCATGATACACTTGAACAAATGATCGAGGCCGGCGAGCTTCCCCCCGGGCTCGACCTGGGAGCGCCCACGGTGACGCCGCCACGCGATCCGGCCCATGGCGACGTGGCTACCAACGCGGCGCTCGCGCTGGCCCGGCCGGCCGGGCGCAAACCCCGCGACATCGCCGAGCCGCTGGCCCGACGGCTGACCCGGCACGATGAGGTGGCAAGCGCCGAGGTGGCCGGACCGGGCTTCATCAACCTGCGTCTGGCGCCAGCCTTCTGGCAAGGCCATCTGGCGGCGCTGCTGGCGGCCGGACCGGCCTATGGTGATTCCCAACTGGGCGGCGGTGAGAGTGTCAACGTGGAATACGTCTCGGCCAATCCCACCGGCCCGCTGCACGTCGGCCATGCCCGCGGCGCGGTGTTCGGTGACGCCCTGGCGGCGCTGCTGGAGAAGGCCGGTTTCAGGGTAACGCGCGAATATTACATCAACGACGCCGGGGCCCAGGTCGAGGCCCTGGCGCGTTCGCTGCACCTGCGCTACCGCCAGGCCCTGGGCCAGGAGATAGGCGACTTTCCCGCCGGCCTCTACCCCGGCGAATACCTGATCGAAGTGGGCCGGGCGCTGGCCGAACGCGATGGCGAGCGCTGGCTGACGGCGCCCGAGAGCGAGTGGCTGGAGCCGCTGCGCGACTTTGCTGGCGCGGCCATGATGGACATGGTGCAAGACGATCTGGCGGCGCTGGGCATCAGCCAAGATGTGTTTTCCTCGGAGCGTGCCTTGGTCGAGGGCGGCAAGGTCGATAGCACCCTGGCGCAGCTCGAGGCCCGTGATCTGATCTACCAGGGCGTCCTCGATCCGCCCAAGGGCAAAAAGCCCGACGACTGGGAACCCCGCCCCCAGACGCTCTTCCGTGCCACCAGTTTCGGCGACGACGTCGATCGGCCGCTAGCCAAGTCGGACGGCAGTTGGACCTATTTCGCCACTGACATGGCCTACCACCGGGACAAAGTGGAACGCGGCTTTGCCAGCCTGATCGACGTCTGGGGCGCCGATCACGGCGGCTATGTCAAGCGCATGAAGGCCGCCGTCTCGGCCCTTTCCCAGGGCCGCGTCGAGCTTGACGTCAAGCTCTGCCAAATGGTCAAGCTGAGCCGCGGCGGCGAGCCGGTGAAGATGTCGAAACGCACCGGCAGCTTCGTCACCTTGCGCGACGTGGTTGACGAGGTGGGGCGCGACGTGGTGCGCTTCATCATGCTGACCCGGCGCAACGACGCGCCGCTGGAGTTCGATTTCACGGCCGTCACCGAGCAATCGCGCGACAATCCGGTCTTTTACGTGCAATACGCCCACGCCCGGGCCTGTTCGGTATTGCGCCAAGCCCCGGCCGCCTTTGCCCAGCCGCTGCCCCAGGCCAAGCTCTCGTTCTTGACCCACGAGGACGAGCTTGCTTTGATCAAGCTGCTGGCGGGTTGGCCGCAACTCGTGGAGAGCGCCGCGGCGGCGCACGAGCCGCACCGCGTCGCATTTTTCCTGCACGACGTCGCCGCGGCCTTCCACCAGTTATGGAACCGGGGCAAGGGGGAGAACGACCTGCGCTTCATAATTGCCGAGGATGCGGCGTTGACCGTGGCCCGCCTGGCCTTGGTGAGGGGCGTGGCCGCCGTGATCGCTTCGGGCCTGGCGATCATGGGGGTTACACCGGTCGAGGAGATGCGCTGA